A window of the Bacteriovorax sp. PP10 genome harbors these coding sequences:
- a CDS encoding xanthine dehydrogenase small subunit translates to MKTTDKITTRINDQLIVIEGDKAFMPLGNFLRNEELLTGTKIVCAEGDCGACTVLIAKDVGADGKLSFKAVNSCILPLYLIDGAQVVTVEGIGKQVGMNIELHEVQEKMIDCNGAQCGYCTPGFICAMAGMAEKFKSENKTITEKNAKNYLTGNLCRCTGYGPIVDAMTSVNLDKTQLLKDRYHSADWISEMKNIKSTSVEMKFSDKSIFLPAKLSEALSAKAADGDIRLVAGSTDIGVVVNKGKLSTPKTMALYHIDELRKISHDDKFITVGATVTLTEFEDYIEAYFPEMAKMLHIFASPQIKNQATLIGNVVNASPIADTIPFLMVSDAVVELQNSKGSRDIVLKDFYVGYKKLNMDTSEIVTRIKIPVIAPNEVTRLYKVSMRKDLDISAVTFAARVVIDGKKMTSVRLALGGVAATVARLNDIETKLTGQDFSVKAFEEAAETLDQYIKPLSDLRASSAYRMLVSKNYFKKFAKEISLEIGGGK, encoded by the coding sequence ATGAAAACTACAGACAAAATTACCACTAGAATCAATGATCAACTTATTGTCATTGAAGGCGACAAGGCCTTCATGCCTCTTGGAAACTTTCTTCGCAACGAAGAATTGCTAACCGGGACTAAAATCGTATGTGCGGAAGGAGACTGTGGCGCTTGTACAGTTTTGATCGCTAAGGATGTTGGGGCCGATGGGAAGCTTTCTTTTAAAGCAGTGAACTCGTGCATCCTTCCTTTGTACCTGATTGATGGGGCACAGGTTGTGACTGTTGAAGGGATTGGAAAGCAAGTTGGGATGAACATTGAGTTGCATGAAGTGCAAGAGAAGATGATTGATTGCAATGGTGCTCAATGTGGTTACTGCACGCCTGGATTTATTTGTGCGATGGCAGGAATGGCAGAGAAGTTTAAATCGGAAAACAAAACGATTACCGAGAAGAATGCAAAGAACTACCTGACGGGAAATCTTTGTCGTTGTACTGGGTACGGGCCGATTGTCGATGCGATGACGTCGGTGAATTTAGATAAAACTCAATTACTGAAAGATCGCTACCACTCTGCGGATTGGATTAGTGAAATGAAAAATATCAAATCAACTTCGGTTGAGATGAAATTTTCTGATAAGAGTATTTTTCTTCCGGCGAAACTTTCTGAAGCACTTTCAGCTAAAGCTGCTGATGGTGATATCAGACTGGTTGCTGGATCGACTGATATTGGAGTCGTGGTGAATAAAGGGAAACTTTCTACACCGAAGACGATGGCCCTTTATCACATTGATGAGCTTCGTAAGATTTCTCACGATGATAAGTTTATTACGGTTGGGGCGACTGTCACTCTGACTGAGTTTGAAGATTATATAGAAGCGTACTTTCCAGAGATGGCGAAGATGCTGCATATTTTTGCTTCTCCACAGATTAAAAATCAAGCGACATTAATCGGGAACGTTGTGAACGCTTCTCCAATTGCAGATACGATTCCATTTTTAATGGTGAGTGATGCAGTTGTTGAATTACAAAACTCAAAAGGATCGCGCGATATTGTTTTAAAAGATTTTTATGTTGGTTATAAAAAACTCAATATGGATACCAGTGAGATTGTTACAAGAATTAAGATTCCTGTAATAGCACCAAACGAAGTCACGAGACTTTATAAAGTCTCGATGAGAAAGGATCTGGATATTTCTGCTGTAACATTTGCTGCGCGAGTTGTGATTGACGGGAAGAAGATGACTTCAGTTCGTCTTGCTCTTGGTGGAGTGGCCGCAACGGTTGCTCGCTTGAATGATATTGAGACTAAATTAACAGGCCAGGATTTTTCGGTTAAAGCTTTTGAAGAGGCTGCTGAAACTTTGGATCAATATATTAAACCTCTTTCTGATCTTCGCGCTTCAAGCGCATACAGAATGCTGGTTTCTAAAAACTATTTCAAGAAGTTTGCTAAAGAGATCTCGCTTGAGATCGGAGGTGGCAAATGA
- the xdhB gene encoding xanthine dehydrogenase molybdopterin binding subunit, giving the protein MSVGKSVSHDSAVGHVTGSSIFIDDRAKHKNEVYVGVLGAPVCAGAILKIDGSEALKMKGVFGVFTAKDIPHNKWGTIVPEQPILAFEKIGYIDEPVCLIACADEDTFNAVKKLVKIEVREEKPILTIDDALIKNSILCQANPFVRGDIEGALKNAPNVLIGAFECGGQEHFYMESQATVVYPLENGQLEVHSSSQHPTETQHVVAHSLGLDYSQVVCVVKRMGGGFGGKESQAAHFAAMAGLVAYKLNRPARLALTKDDDMMMTGKRHPFKNFYDVGFDDTGKITALKVVIVANGGAYVDLTPSILDRAMFHADGCYYLENCYIEGKAVRTNQHSNTAFRGFGGPQGNMTIESIVEDIAHYLKKDAFEVRRINLYGINDRNVTPYNQTVEHNLLPELFDKLHKSSEYQKRKDNISAFNKTKSGKVRGLSMTGAKFGIAFTTKFLNQGNALVNVHLDGTVQVSTGATEMGQGVNTKMQQIAATCFGIPHKSVVLMPTSTEKNHNTSPTAASSGTDINGGAVFNACEGILQTLRWVFLQQHSGVVYDGIKSMPAVDVKADLSHVEFIDGNVIDQKTKKSMTFKDLLKIAYLNQFSLAGYAFYKTPDLGFDKSTHEGRAFNYFTNGAAVSEVEVDEYTGELKVLRTDILMDLGRPINPGIDIGQVSGAFIQGMGWVTTENLFYHESGKLLSHSPTTYKIPNIQDTPRIFNIELMENHTNTRNVMRSKAVGEPPLLLGSSVWTAVKNALSYRSEDVLPHITSPATNEVILMELNRYE; this is encoded by the coding sequence ATGAGTGTTGGAAAAAGTGTAAGTCATGATTCAGCAGTAGGGCATGTGACGGGATCGAGTATTTTCATCGATGATAGAGCGAAACATAAAAATGAAGTTTATGTCGGAGTTCTTGGGGCCCCGGTTTGTGCGGGAGCTATTTTAAAGATTGATGGAAGTGAAGCTTTAAAAATGAAAGGAGTCTTTGGAGTTTTTACTGCGAAAGATATTCCTCATAATAAGTGGGGGACGATTGTTCCTGAACAGCCGATTTTAGCTTTTGAGAAGATTGGTTATATTGATGAGCCAGTTTGTCTGATTGCTTGTGCTGATGAAGACACATTCAATGCTGTTAAAAAATTAGTGAAGATAGAAGTCAGAGAAGAGAAACCAATTTTAACGATTGATGATGCTCTTATAAAGAATTCCATTTTATGTCAGGCCAATCCATTTGTTCGTGGAGATATTGAAGGGGCCTTAAAGAATGCGCCGAATGTTTTAATAGGTGCATTTGAATGTGGCGGGCAAGAGCATTTTTATATGGAGTCACAGGCCACTGTGGTTTATCCATTAGAAAATGGCCAGCTTGAAGTGCATTCGTCTTCTCAGCATCCGACTGAAACTCAACACGTGGTCGCGCATTCACTTGGATTAGATTATTCACAAGTGGTTTGCGTGGTGAAGAGAATGGGTGGTGGATTTGGTGGGAAAGAGTCTCAGGCCGCGCACTTTGCTGCCATGGCAGGACTGGTTGCTTACAAACTCAATCGTCCAGCTCGTCTTGCGCTTACAAAAGATGACGACATGATGATGACGGGAAAGCGTCACCCGTTTAAGAATTTTTATGATGTAGGGTTTGATGACACTGGAAAGATTACCGCATTAAAAGTTGTGATCGTTGCTAACGGTGGAGCTTATGTTGATTTAACTCCTTCGATTTTAGATAGGGCCATGTTTCATGCGGACGGGTGCTATTACCTGGAGAATTGTTACATTGAAGGGAAAGCTGTGAGAACCAATCAGCATTCGAATACTGCCTTCAGAGGATTCGGAGGGCCGCAAGGAAATATGACGATTGAGAGTATCGTTGAAGATATTGCTCATTACTTAAAGAAAGATGCTTTTGAAGTCAGAAGAATTAATCTTTATGGGATCAATGATAGAAATGTTACTCCTTATAATCAGACAGTAGAGCACAATCTTCTGCCGGAGCTTTTTGATAAGCTTCATAAGTCGTCTGAGTATCAAAAGAGAAAAGATAATATCTCTGCTTTTAATAAAACGAAATCAGGTAAAGTTCGTGGTCTTTCAATGACCGGAGCAAAGTTTGGGATTGCGTTTACGACGAAGTTTTTAAATCAAGGTAATGCTCTGGTGAACGTTCATTTAGATGGAACAGTTCAGGTTTCTACAGGGGCCACTGAGATGGGGCAGGGAGTGAATACGAAGATGCAGCAGATCGCTGCGACTTGTTTTGGTATTCCTCATAAAAGTGTTGTGCTGATGCCGACATCAACTGAAAAAAATCATAATACTTCACCGACGGCCGCTTCAAGTGGGACCGATATTAATGGTGGGGCCGTGTTTAATGCATGTGAGGGGATTCTTCAGACTCTGCGTTGGGTTTTCCTGCAGCAGCACTCTGGTGTGGTCTATGACGGAATTAAGTCGATGCCAGCGGTTGATGTTAAGGCCGATTTAAGTCACGTTGAGTTTATTGATGGGAATGTTATTGATCAGAAAACGAAAAAGAGTATGACGTTTAAGGATCTTTTAAAGATTGCTTATTTGAATCAATTCTCGCTTGCAGGATATGCTTTTTATAAAACGCCTGATTTAGGTTTTGATAAATCAACTCACGAAGGTCGCGCATTTAATTATTTCACAAATGGTGCCGCTGTTAGTGAAGTTGAAGTAGATGAGTACACAGGAGAGTTAAAAGTTCTTCGTACTGATATCCTGATGGACCTTGGGCGTCCGATCAATCCCGGTATTGATATCGGACAAGTTTCGGGAGCATTCATTCAAGGGATGGGATGGGTAACGACAGAAAATCTTTTCTATCATGAATCGGGAAAACTTCTTTCACATAGTCCTACGACTTATAAAATTCCCAATATTCAGGATACTCCGAGAATCTTTAATATTGAGTTAATGGAAAACCATACGAATACGAGAAACGTCATGAGATCAAAAGCAGTTGGTGAGCCACCACTACTTTTAGGATCAAGTGTTTGGACAGCGGTGAAAAATGCGCTGTCGTATAGAAGTGAAGATGTGCTTCCTCATATTACGAGCCCTGCTACCAATGAAGTTATTTTAATGGAACTTAATCGCTATGAATAA